A window of the Labeo rohita strain BAU-BD-2019 chromosome 1, IGBB_LRoh.1.0, whole genome shotgun sequence genome harbors these coding sequences:
- the gart gene encoding trifunctional purine biosynthetic protein adenosine-3 — protein sequence MAERVLVIGSGGREHALAWKLSQSPHVQQVLVAPGNAGTANSGKIINSEVSVNNHTILAQYCKDHNVGLVVVGPEVPLAAGIVDDLTAAGVSCFGPSAKAAQLEASKSFSKSFMERHNIPTARWSSFTDPQDACRYIRGAEFPALVVKASGLAAGKGVVVARDKDEACQAVVDIMKDKAFGSAGETVVVEELLEGEEVSCLCFSDGVTVSPMPPAQDHKRLLDGDQGPNTGGMGAYCPTPQVSEEVLQEIKKSVLQKTVDGMREEGAPYVGVLYAGLMLTKEGPKVLEFNCRFGDPECQVLMPLLKSDLYEVLKKTLQAELSSSSVQWLQDSAAVTVVMASGGYPASYKKGLEITGLSQVSEMGIQVFHAGTALKEGGGVITNGGRVLTVTAVRPTLESALHSANEGVAAISFPDAVYRRDIGHRAIAYLTRSRGLTYKDSGVDIAAGNRLVDLIKPLAKATARPGCNAELGGFAGLFDLKAAGFTDPILVSGTDGVGTKLKVAQACGVHGSLGQDLVAMCVNDVLAQGAEPLFFLDYFSCGRLDVGVASAVIGGVADACQMAGCALLGGETAEMPGVYGPGEYDLAGFCVGAVERGAVLPRLKDIMEGDLLIGVASSGVHSNGFSLVRQILERSGLQYDSPAPFGRPGQTVGEVLLTPTKIYSRLLQPILRSGAVKAYAHITGGGLLENIPRVLPSELAVELDASRWRIPAVFSWLQQEGGLSEDEMSRTFNCGLGAVLVVSKQDAQRVLRLLQAQEEAWIVGSLAHKQPGAEAVVIRNLERSLKDSPGCSPDTSALQNGAHHGEHASRKRTRVAVLISGTGTNLQALMEQVKKPSSSAEIVVVISNRPAVMGLKRAALAGIQTRVVDHKLYGSRAEFDGTIDKVLEEFGVELVCLAGFMRILTGPFVRKWSGKMLNIHPSLLPSFKGVNAQKQALQAGVRVTGCTVHFVAEEVDAGAIVVQEAVPILVTDTEDSLSERIREAEHRAFPAALELVASGAVKLRDDGRMVWSHNVQ from the exons ATGGCGGAGCGGGTGTTGGTGATCGGCAGCGGTGGACGGGAACACGCTCTCGCGTGGAAGTTATCGCAGTCGCCGCATGTTCAGCAGGTGCTCGTGGCTCCGGGTAACGCAGGAACCGCCAACAGCGGGAAGATCATCAACTCCG aggTGTCCGTGAACAATCACACGATTTTAGCTCAGTATTGTAAGGATCATAACGTGGGGCTCGTGGTTGTTGGTCCAGAAGTTCCTCTGGCTGCTG GTATCGTGGATGACCTGACGGCCGCCGGCGTGTCGTGTTTCGGTCCGTCTGCGAAGGCGGCGCAGCTGGAGGCCAGCAAGAGTTTCTCCAAATCCTTCATGGAGCGTCACAACATTCCCACGGCGCGCTGGAGCTCCTTCACCGACCCGCAGGACGCCTGCAGATACATCCGAGG CGCCGAGTTTCCCGCTCTGGTGGTGAAGGCCAGCGGTTTGGCTGCCGGGAAGGGAGTCGTAGTCGCTCGGGATAAAGACGAGGCGTGTCAGGCGGTTGTGGACATCATGAAG GACAAGGCGTTTGGCTCTGCGGGTGAGACTGTGGTGGTCGAGGagctcctggaaggagaggaaGTCTCT tgtttgtgttttagtgaCGGAGTAACAGTGTCGCCGATGCCACCGGCTCAAGATCACAAGCGTCTGCTGGATGGAGACCAGGGGCCAAACACGGGCGGGATGGGCGCGTACTGCCCCACACCACAG gtgTCAGAGGAAGTGCTGCAGGAAATCAAGAAATCGGTTCTGCAGAAGACGGTGGACGGCATGAGAGAAGAGGGAGCGCCGTACGTGG GTGTTTTATACGCAGGGCTGATGTTGACTAAAGAGGGGCCGAAGGTCCTGGAGTTCAACTGCCGCTTTGGGGACCCCGAATGTCAG GTCCTGATGCCGTTGCTGAAGTCTGATTTGTATGAGGTGCTGAAGAAGACGCTGCAGGCGGAGCTGAGCTCCAGTTCGGTGCAGTGGCTGCAGGACAGTGCGGCCGTCACTGTGGTCATGGCCAGCGGAGGATATCCGGCCTCATATAAGAAGGGTCTGGAAATCACGG GTTTGTCTCAGGTGTCAGAGATGGGCATTCAGGTGTTTCACGCAGGCACTGCGCTGAAGGAAGGGGGCGGAGTTATCACGAACGGTGGGCGTGTCTTGACGGTGACTGCGGTCCGGCCCACTCTGGAGAGCGCGTTACACAGCGCTAATGAAGGAGTGGCGGCCATCAGCTTCCCTGATGCCGTTTACCGCCGCGACATCGGCCACCGCGCCATCGCTTACCTCACCCGCAGCAG AGGACTGACGTATAAGGACAGCGGTGTGGACATCGCAGCGGGGAACAGACTGGTGGATCTGATCAAACCTCTGGCTAAAGCCACGGCTCGTCCAG GCTGTAACGCGGAGCTCGGCGGGTTCGCGGGACTCTTCGATCTGAAAGCTGCGGGATTCACCGATCCCATCCTGGTGTCCGGGACGGACGGAGTGGGAACCAAACTGAAG GTGGCTCAGGCGTGCGGCGTCCACGGCTCTCTGGGTCAGGATCTGGTGGCCATGTGCGTGAACGACGTCCTCGCTCAGGGAGCCGAACCGCTCTTCTTCCTCGACTATTTCTCCTGCGGCCGTCTGGACGTCGGAGTCGCGTCTGCTGTGATCGGGGGCGTCGCGGACGCCTGTCAGATGGCTGGATGTGCTCTGTTAG gCGGTGAGACGGCGGAGATGCCGGGCGTTTACGGCCCCGGTGAGTACGATCTGGCGGGTTTCTGCGTGGGGGCCGTGGAGCGAGGGGCCGTCCTGCCCAGACTCAAGGACATCATGGAGGGCGATCTGCTGATCGGCGTGGCCTCGTCTGGCGTTCACAGCAACGGCTTCAGCCTGGTGCGTCAGATCCTGGAGCGCAGCGGCCTGCAGTACGACTCTCCCGCTCCGTTCGGACGGCCGGGGCAGACTGTCG GTGAAGTTCTGCTCACGCCCACCAAGATCTACAGCCGCCTGCTTCAGCCAATCCTGCGCAGCGGAGCCGTGAAGGCCTACGCCCACATCACCGGAGGCGGGCTCTTGGAGAACATTCCTCGCGTTCTGCCGTCAGAACTGGCAGTGGAACTGG ACGCGTCCCGCTGGAGGATCCCGGCCGTGTTCTCATGGCTGCAGCAGGAGGGCGGTCTGTCTGAGGACGAGATGAGCCGCACGTTTAACTGCGGTCTGGGCGCCGTGCTGGTGGTCAGCAAACAGGACGCGCAGAGAGTCCTACGACTGCTGCAGGCCCAGGAGGAGGCCTGGATCGTGGGTTCACTCGCCCACAAACAACCTG GAGCCGAGGCGGTGGTCATCAGAAACCTGGAGCGGAGTCTGAAGGACAGTCCGGGCTGCTCGCCGGACACCAGCGCCCTCCAGAACGGAGCTCATCACGGGGAACACGCCTCACGCAAGAGGACCAGAGTGGCCGTCCTGATCTCAGGAACCG GAACCAACCTGCAGGCGCTGATGGAGCAGGTGAAGAAACCCTCCAGTTCGGCCGAGATCGTGGTCGTGATCTCCAACAGACCCGCCGTCATGGGGCTGAAGAGAGCCGCTCTGGCCGGCATTCAGACGCGG GTTGTGGATCATAAACTGTACGGCAGCAGAGCCGAGTTCGACGGCACCATCGATAAGGTCCTGGAGGAGTTCGGGGTGGAGCTGGTTTGTCTGGCCGGTTTCATGCGAATCCTGACGGGACCCTTCGTCAGGAAGTGGAGCG GGAAGATGCTGAACATCCACCCGTCGCTGCTGCCGTCCTTCAAAGGAGTGAACGCTCAGAAACAGGCTCTTCAGGCCGGCGTCAGAGTCACCGGATGCACGGTGCACTTCGTGGCG GAGGAAGTGGACGCAGGAGCGATCGTCGTCCAGGAGGCGGTCCCGATCCTGGTGACTGACACCGAGGACAGCCTATCGGAGCGCATCCGGGAGGCGGAGCATCGCGCTTTCCCGGCAGCCCTAGAGCTGGTGGCCAGCGGCGCGGTGAAGCTGCGAGACGACGGTCGGATGGTGTGGAGCCACAACGTTCAGTGA